From Salinibacterium sp. ZJ450, one genomic window encodes:
- a CDS encoding aldehyde dehydrogenase family protein produces the protein MTITRELIINGEHVPAASGKTTEDINPYTGEVYATVAAAGTEDVNRAVGAAADAFESWASTSPSARARIFLRAADLFEERTDQAIELMAQEVGGVSSWAQFNAALAANILRSAAAASTAPLGEVLATDLPGKYSLAVRQPYGVVAALAPWNAPLILGMRAVAIPLAVGNTVVLKPSEDAPLACGLFLADVLLDAGLPAGVLNVITNARDDASDVVTALISDDRVRCVNFTGSTKVGRIVGTLAAQHIKPTVLELSGKNSLVVLDDADLDYAVNAATFGAYMNAGQICMSIDRVIVDNSIADEFTDRFAAKVATLPTGDPTDPNTVIGPAVNAKAAERQYQLIDDAVAKGAKIAAGGQKLNHALVPATVLTDTTPEMSIYHDEIFGSITTVLPAKSAKDAIRLANDTKLGLTAGVITENVSRGISVAQRLRTGIVHVNDQPVNDEPMAPFGGAQNSGYGRFGGQAGINSFSELRWVTVQQKGHAQFPF, from the coding sequence ATGACCATCACCCGCGAGCTGATCATCAACGGCGAACATGTGCCAGCGGCATCCGGCAAGACCACCGAGGACATCAACCCCTACACCGGCGAGGTCTACGCCACCGTGGCGGCGGCCGGCACCGAAGACGTGAACCGGGCGGTCGGCGCCGCAGCGGATGCCTTCGAAAGCTGGGCGAGCACCAGCCCCAGCGCCCGCGCCAGGATCTTCCTGCGCGCCGCCGACCTCTTCGAGGAACGCACCGATCAGGCGATCGAACTGATGGCCCAGGAGGTGGGCGGGGTCAGCAGCTGGGCGCAGTTCAACGCCGCACTGGCCGCGAACATCCTGCGCTCCGCGGCGGCCGCCAGCACCGCGCCGCTCGGTGAAGTGCTCGCCACCGACCTGCCCGGCAAGTACTCCCTCGCGGTGCGGCAGCCGTACGGGGTGGTCGCCGCCCTGGCGCCGTGGAACGCGCCCCTGATCCTCGGCATGCGCGCCGTGGCCATCCCGCTCGCGGTTGGCAACACCGTGGTGCTGAAGCCCAGCGAAGACGCCCCGCTGGCGTGCGGGCTGTTCCTCGCGGATGTGTTGCTGGACGCGGGGCTTCCGGCCGGGGTGCTGAACGTCATCACCAACGCCAGGGACGATGCATCCGATGTCGTCACCGCACTGATCAGCGACGACCGGGTGCGCTGCGTCAACTTCACCGGCTCCACCAAGGTCGGCCGCATCGTCGGCACTCTCGCCGCACAGCACATCAAGCCCACCGTGCTGGAACTCAGCGGCAAGAACAGCCTGGTCGTGCTCGATGACGCCGACCTCGACTACGCCGTGAACGCGGCGACCTTCGGCGCCTACATGAACGCCGGGCAGATCTGCATGTCGATCGACCGGGTGATCGTCGACAACAGCATCGCCGACGAGTTCACCGACCGCTTCGCGGCAAAGGTCGCCACCCTGCCGACCGGCGACCCGACCGACCCGAACACCGTAATCGGCCCGGCCGTGAACGCGAAGGCCGCCGAGCGGCAGTACCAGTTGATCGACGACGCCGTAGCGAAGGGCGCGAAGATCGCCGCGGGCGGCCAGAAACTCAACCACGCGCTGGTTCCGGCGACCGTGCTCACCGACACCACCCCGGAGATGTCCATCTACCACGACGAGATCTTCGGATCGATCACCACGGTGCTGCCGGCGAAGAGCGCGAAGGACGCCATCCGCCTGGCAAACGACACCAAGTTGGGGCTCACCGCGGGCGTGATCACCGAGAACGTCTCCCGGGGCATCAGCGTCGCCCAGCGGCTGCGCACCGGCATCGTGCACGTGAACGACCAACCGGTCAACGACGAGCCGATGGCCCCGTTCGGCGGGGCGCAAAACTCCGGGTACGGCAGGTTCGGCGGCCAGGCGGGCATCAACTCATTCAGCGAGCTGCGCTGGGTGACGGTCCAACAGAAGGGGCACGCCCAGTTCCCGTTCTAG
- a CDS encoding SDR family oxidoreductase: MSKRVLITAGAGGIGLAVAKAFVAEGARVHIADINEEAVRAITAEHENITGSITNVSDPASVAAMFEDVQRELGGLDVLINNAGIAGPTSPVEEYDAAQWAAVVSINLTGTFMVTQAAIPLLKQSDAASIVTMSSLAGRFGYPNRVAYSTTKWGLVGFAKTLAMELGPFGITSNTIHPGAVDGPRIMSVFEGRASVSGRTVQEEIDSAMANQSVKQFINPNDIAALIVFLAGPHARTISGQMFPIDADSKAAV, translated from the coding sequence GTGTCCAAGCGTGTATTGATCACTGCCGGTGCCGGCGGCATCGGACTGGCCGTTGCGAAGGCGTTTGTCGCCGAGGGAGCCCGCGTGCACATCGCGGACATTAACGAAGAGGCAGTGCGCGCCATCACTGCCGAACATGAAAACATTACCGGCTCGATCACCAACGTCAGCGACCCTGCATCCGTCGCCGCCATGTTCGAGGATGTCCAGCGCGAGCTCGGCGGCCTCGACGTGCTGATCAACAACGCCGGCATCGCCGGCCCGACCTCGCCCGTCGAAGAGTACGACGCCGCCCAGTGGGCCGCAGTTGTGTCGATCAACCTCACCGGCACCTTCATGGTCACCCAGGCCGCCATCCCGCTGCTCAAGCAGTCGGATGCCGCATCCATCGTGACCATGTCGTCGCTCGCCGGCCGCTTCGGTTACCCGAACCGCGTCGCGTACTCCACCACCAAGTGGGGCCTGGTCGGCTTCGCGAAGACCCTCGCCATGGAGCTTGGCCCGTTCGGCATCACCTCGAACACCATCCACCCGGGAGCCGTCGACGGCCCGCGCATCATGAGCGTATTCGAGGGCCGCGCATCGGTCTCCGGCCGCACTGTGCAGGAGGAGATCGACTCCGCCATGGCCAACCAGTCGGTGAAGCAGTTCATCAACCCCAACGACATCGCCGCGCTGATCGTGTTCCTCGCCGGACCGCACGCGCGCACCATCTCCGGCCAGATGTTCCCGATCGACGCAGACTCCAAGGCGGCCGTGTAA
- a CDS encoding MarR family winged helix-turn-helix transcriptional regulator, with translation MTDYIDKAQAQWAQIQPGLDTEPAGIIGRIARLAQLIETRTDRVLEELDVTRSEFDILALLTRSGRPMTPSEISANMLCSAAGTTKRMKKLLDAGLITRETNPSDGRGALIQLTDAGQAKTIPVLRAVLDVEARLLEALPADDCERLTAQLRALLTSLEAAGSR, from the coding sequence GTGACCGACTACATCGACAAGGCCCAAGCGCAATGGGCGCAAATCCAGCCCGGGCTGGATACCGAACCCGCGGGCATCATCGGGCGCATCGCCAGGCTCGCGCAGCTCATCGAGACGCGCACCGACCGCGTGCTCGAAGAACTCGACGTCACTCGTTCAGAGTTCGACATCCTCGCCCTGCTCACCCGTTCCGGCCGGCCGATGACCCCGAGCGAGATCTCTGCAAACATGCTGTGCTCCGCCGCCGGCACCACCAAGCGCATGAAGAAGCTGCTCGATGCTGGCCTGATCACCCGCGAGACGAACCCGTCGGACGGCAGAGGTGCGCTCATCCAGCTGACGGATGCCGGACAGGCAAAGACGATCCCCGTGTTGCGCGCCGTTCTCGATGTCGAGGCGCGCCTGCTGGAAGCCCTACCTGCTGACGACTGCGAGCGGCTCACCGCGCAACTGCGCGCGCTGCTAACCAGCCTGGAAGCCGCCGGCTCCCGCTAG
- a CDS encoding CynX/NimT family MFS transporter yields the protein MTTTTSAAPAAPSAAPADAASGLTKVSLWKGRVGLIIGIVLLGITLRYAITGMSPLLTTIREDMGIDVAGASFLGMLPTLSFGIAGFLAPVIIRRWSPELTAALAMLLAVVGTFGRALTDSVPLFFVLSAVALFGMGFGNVVGAPLVKKYFPDRQGAMLTVFALLMQAGATLPALTAIPLANAAGWRFSIASWGIISLLAALPWIVQLVKLRKKRNATLTTANSVAAPSGPKLGLGQLIKSPIAVGTALFYAMASLNTYAMLAWMPTIFQDGGMSEADAAAAFSVFTFLTLPMAAITPILATKLKNVAPVAVILALVFPIGYTGIIIAPEQAVLWAFIAGIGGGAFPLAITMFNKRTRTAQGSASIAGFSMGTGYLFGTLGPLLGGALFAATGGWTAALVVFALTSIVAIIGGLMMTRGSSALEDKFAPAGAAVESK from the coding sequence ATGACTACGACTACCTCGGCCGCTCCGGCGGCCCCCTCCGCTGCGCCCGCTGACGCGGCATCCGGCCTCACCAAGGTCAGCCTGTGGAAGGGCCGCGTCGGCCTGATCATCGGCATCGTGCTGCTCGGCATCACGCTGCGCTACGCGATCACCGGGATGTCGCCGCTTCTCACCACGATCCGTGAAGACATGGGCATCGATGTTGCCGGCGCCAGCTTCCTGGGCATGCTGCCCACGCTGAGCTTCGGTATCGCTGGCTTCCTCGCCCCGGTGATTATCCGACGCTGGAGCCCCGAGCTCACCGCCGCCCTGGCGATGCTTCTGGCTGTCGTCGGTACCTTCGGTCGCGCCTTGACCGACAGCGTTCCGCTGTTCTTCGTGCTGAGCGCCGTTGCGCTGTTCGGTATGGGCTTTGGCAACGTGGTGGGTGCGCCGCTGGTGAAGAAGTACTTCCCGGACCGCCAGGGAGCCATGCTCACCGTGTTCGCCCTGCTCATGCAGGCCGGCGCCACGCTTCCCGCACTGACGGCGATCCCCCTTGCCAATGCAGCGGGATGGCGCTTCTCGATCGCCTCGTGGGGAATCATTTCCCTGCTCGCCGCTCTGCCGTGGATCGTGCAGCTCGTCAAGCTGCGCAAGAAGCGGAACGCGACACTCACGACGGCGAACAGCGTGGCCGCTCCCAGCGGTCCGAAGCTCGGCCTCGGCCAGCTCATCAAGAGCCCGATCGCCGTCGGTACCGCACTGTTCTACGCGATGGCGTCACTGAACACCTACGCGATGCTGGCCTGGATGCCGACCATCTTCCAGGACGGTGGGATGTCGGAGGCTGACGCCGCGGCCGCGTTCTCGGTGTTCACCTTCCTGACGCTCCCGATGGCAGCCATCACGCCAATCCTCGCGACCAAGCTCAAGAACGTCGCGCCGGTCGCGGTGATCCTCGCGCTGGTCTTCCCGATCGGCTACACCGGCATCATCATCGCTCCGGAGCAGGCAGTGCTGTGGGCGTTCATCGCCGGCATCGGCGGTGGCGCGTTCCCGCTCGCCATCACCATGTTCAACAAGCGCACCCGCACCGCGCAGGGCTCGGCCTCCATCGCTGGATTCTCGATGGGCACCGGCTACCTGTTCGGAACGCTCGGCCCGCTGCTCGGCGGCGCCCTGTTCGCCGCCACCGGCGGCTGGACGGCGGCACTGGTGGTGTTCGCGCTGACCAGCATCGTGGCAATCATCGGTGGCCTGATGATGACCCGCGGCAGCAGCGCTCTGGAAGACAAGTTCGCCCCGGCGGGCGCAGCAGTAGAAAGCAAGTAA
- a CDS encoding 3-hydroxyacyl-CoA dehydrogenase NAD-binding domain-containing protein → MTESRINEKVAVVGTGVIGASWTAYFLAQGFTVAASDPAEGAEGRLRAWVDGFWPALETLGLAEGASRDNLSFSSDVAVAVKDAVFIQENGPERIDIKRAILAGIEAAAPADTVIATSSSGLLISDAQEGAKHPERIVLGHPFNPPHLIPLVEVLGGKQTSEESVQKALDFYTRIGKRPIRINKEVKGHVANRLQVALWREAFSLVENGVVSVADIDTAISQGPGLRWALLGPFLNLHASGGDGGITHVLEHIGPAQREWARDLGEYPETDDYIGPMAAGVDAELEGYDFAETLKARDQLLIELIAAKKQAPQLP, encoded by the coding sequence ATGACTGAATCACGAATCAACGAGAAGGTCGCCGTCGTCGGCACCGGAGTAATCGGAGCCAGCTGGACCGCGTACTTCCTCGCCCAGGGCTTCACCGTCGCGGCATCCGACCCCGCCGAGGGTGCGGAAGGTCGGCTGCGCGCATGGGTCGACGGGTTCTGGCCCGCGCTGGAGACGCTCGGCCTTGCCGAGGGTGCCTCGCGCGACAACCTGAGCTTCTCGAGCGATGTGGCCGTCGCCGTCAAGGACGCCGTCTTCATCCAGGAAAACGGTCCCGAGCGGATCGACATCAAGCGCGCGATCCTCGCCGGCATCGAGGCGGCCGCTCCCGCCGACACGGTCATCGCGACCTCGTCGTCAGGGCTGCTGATCAGCGACGCGCAGGAGGGTGCAAAGCACCCCGAGCGGATCGTTCTCGGCCACCCGTTCAACCCGCCGCACCTGATCCCGCTCGTCGAGGTTCTCGGCGGCAAGCAGACCAGCGAAGAAAGCGTGCAGAAGGCGCTCGACTTCTACACCCGCATCGGCAAGCGTCCGATCCGGATCAACAAGGAAGTCAAGGGCCACGTCGCCAACCGCCTGCAGGTTGCCCTGTGGCGTGAGGCGTTCTCGCTGGTCGAGAACGGCGTCGTGTCGGTTGCCGACATCGACACCGCGATCTCGCAGGGACCCGGACTGCGCTGGGCACTGCTCGGCCCGTTCCTGAACCTGCACGCCTCGGGCGGCGACGGTGGCATCACCCACGTGCTCGAGCACATCGGGCCGGCGCAGCGCGAGTGGGCACGCGACCTCGGCGAGTACCCGGAGACCGACGACTACATCGGCCCCATGGCTGCCGGCGTGGACGCGGAGCTCGAGGGCTACGACTTCGCCGAGACGCTGAAGGCCCGCGACCAGCTGCTGATCGAACTGATCGCGGCCAAGAAGCAGGCACCCCAGCTTCCGTAG
- a CDS encoding MFS transporter, whose amino-acid sequence MSRSTTLSTPTDRARRRAMVSSYLGTTVEMYDFLLYGTAASLVFPVLFFKDLDPVAASIASFATLAAGYVARPLGGILFGHFGDRLGRKKMLVITLTIMGVISFAIGLLPTHDQIGAAAPVILVTLRVIQGIAVGGEWAGAALMSMEHAKPQGRGFAASMVASGGPGGAVLATLVLTAFSTLPEADFLAWGWRVPFLMSAILVVIAMIMRLKVTETPEFEAARKAAPTHRAVPLVTIFTRYPKQLLTAIGGGLAPLFMQSLLATFALNYAVGVGHDRTTALVLVTIANFVHMFTIPAFALLSDRVGRKPVMLTGVVLGIVLIWPFFSLITEGSSWALLLAFIIGNPIVQGLMYGPLAAWISEKFGTEARYTGVSLSYQIATTLGAGLAPLIAAALLAAGGGGTNTGLIALFFTGLCVITGIAVLVSRETAKAPLIGATPERDTNVEPSEAQLVH is encoded by the coding sequence ATGAGCCGAAGCACTACCCTTTCCACACCCACCGACCGCGCCCGTCGGCGCGCGATGGTGTCAAGCTACCTCGGCACCACGGTCGAGATGTACGACTTCCTGCTGTACGGCACGGCCGCGAGCCTGGTCTTCCCCGTTCTCTTCTTCAAGGATCTGGATCCAGTCGCGGCATCCATCGCCTCGTTTGCGACGCTCGCCGCGGGCTATGTCGCGCGCCCGCTCGGCGGCATCCTCTTCGGCCACTTCGGTGACCGGCTGGGCCGCAAGAAGATGCTGGTGATCACGCTGACGATCATGGGGGTCATCAGCTTCGCCATCGGTCTGCTGCCGACGCACGACCAGATCGGCGCCGCCGCGCCGGTCATCCTGGTCACGCTGCGCGTGATCCAGGGCATTGCCGTGGGAGGGGAGTGGGCAGGAGCGGCCCTCATGAGCATGGAGCACGCAAAGCCGCAGGGACGCGGCTTTGCTGCCAGCATGGTCGCCTCCGGCGGCCCGGGCGGCGCCGTGCTGGCGACGCTCGTGCTCACCGCGTTCTCCACCCTGCCCGAAGCCGACTTCCTGGCCTGGGGCTGGCGGGTTCCATTCCTGATGAGCGCGATCCTCGTCGTCATCGCCATGATCATGCGACTGAAGGTGACCGAGACGCCCGAGTTCGAAGCGGCGCGAAAGGCCGCCCCGACGCACCGCGCGGTGCCGCTCGTCACGATCTTCACCCGCTACCCCAAGCAACTGCTGACCGCGATCGGCGGCGGTCTCGCGCCGTTGTTCATGCAGTCGCTGCTGGCGACCTTCGCGCTGAACTACGCCGTCGGTGTCGGCCACGACCGGACGACCGCACTCGTGCTGGTGACGATTGCCAACTTCGTCCACATGTTCACCATTCCAGCGTTCGCCCTCCTCTCTGACCGCGTCGGGCGCAAGCCGGTGATGCTCACCGGTGTGGTGCTCGGCATCGTGCTGATTTGGCCGTTCTTTTCACTGATCACCGAGGGCTCCTCGTGGGCCCTGTTGCTCGCGTTCATCATCGGCAACCCGATCGTGCAGGGCCTGATGTACGGTCCGCTGGCCGCGTGGATCAGCGAGAAGTTCGGCACCGAGGCTCGCTACACGGGTGTCTCGCTGAGCTATCAGATCGCGACGACCCTGGGTGCCGGCCTCGCCCCGCTGATCGCCGCGGCGCTGCTTGCCGCAGGAGGCGGGGGCACGAACACCGGGCTGATCGCGCTCTTCTTTACCGGACTGTGCGTGATCACCGGTATCGCGGTGCTCGTCAGTCGGGAGACGGCCAAAGCTCCACTCATCGGTGCCACGCCCGAGCGCGACACCAACGTCGAGCCCAGCGAGGCCCAGCTGGTGCACTGA